One Pelagicoccus enzymogenes DNA window includes the following coding sequences:
- a CDS encoding sugar efflux transporter — protein MPLLSSKHYLLALHRQPHFTGLLASTFALGTAFSFAVPFLSKWGLEAVGMSPRQFGLFMTATSLCAIFASTGLARLSDTRFSRRRMLLVGSLGGVSGFAGYALVRDPFILLLIGCSLHAVASICFAQLFSHVRESYQYSGDKQKTSSISLSVVRVTFSFSWTVGPALGATMLIAFGFRGLFLAASLLYALFLLGILRFVPEKKPARPDRSSPQTSLWKTLRHPRLLLSFLSFAAVFAANAINMMNLPLAITRSLNGKESDLGIVFAIGPVAEIPLMIWFGQLASRGHQLMLIKLGFLITSLYFAGLYLSSSPWHVYALQLLSGASFAILSNVAILYFQDLAPNQMGLATSLFSNAGATGNLLGMLSFGFLVEQWGNQGTFLACCAVASIGLALILSVKEPSSTSQP, from the coding sequence ATGCCTCTGCTCTCCTCCAAACACTACCTCTTGGCGCTGCACCGGCAGCCTCACTTCACGGGCTTGCTGGCGTCCACCTTCGCCCTCGGCACCGCCTTCTCGTTCGCGGTACCCTTCCTTTCAAAATGGGGGCTGGAAGCGGTTGGCATGAGCCCGCGACAATTCGGCCTCTTCATGACCGCCACCTCGCTCTGCGCCATTTTCGCCAGCACGGGCCTGGCCCGACTCTCCGACACTCGCTTCTCCCGCCGGCGGATGCTGCTGGTCGGCAGCCTAGGCGGCGTGTCCGGATTCGCAGGCTATGCCCTTGTACGCGACCCTTTTATCCTGCTGCTTATCGGCTGCAGCCTGCACGCGGTCGCTTCCATCTGCTTCGCCCAGCTCTTTTCCCACGTTCGGGAATCGTACCAATATTCTGGAGACAAGCAAAAGACCTCCAGCATCAGCCTAAGCGTCGTACGCGTCACCTTCTCCTTCTCGTGGACAGTCGGCCCTGCCCTCGGCGCCACCATGCTGATAGCGTTCGGCTTCCGCGGCCTCTTCCTCGCCGCATCCCTTCTCTACGCGCTCTTCCTGCTTGGCATCCTTCGCTTCGTCCCCGAGAAAAAGCCCGCCAGGCCCGACCGCTCCAGTCCCCAGACCAGCCTATGGAAAACCCTGCGCCACCCGCGATTGCTGCTCAGCTTTCTCTCCTTCGCCGCCGTCTTCGCCGCCAACGCCATCAACATGATGAACCTGCCGCTGGCAATTACGCGCAGCCTCAACGGAAAGGAGAGCGATCTCGGCATCGTGTTCGCAATCGGCCCCGTCGCTGAAATCCCCCTCATGATTTGGTTCGGGCAACTCGCAAGCAGGGGCCACCAACTGATGCTCATCAAGCTGGGCTTCCTAATCACCAGCCTCTACTTTGCCGGGCTCTACCTCTCCTCCTCCCCGTGGCATGTATACGCCCTGCAACTACTGAGCGGAGCCTCCTTCGCCATCCTTTCCAACGTCGCGATCCTCTACTTCCAGGACCTCGCCCCAAATCAGATGGGGCTAGCGACCTCCCTCTTCTCCAACGCAGGAGCGACCGGCAACCTCCTCGGCATGCTGTCGTTCGGCTTCCTCGTGGAGCAATGGGGCAACCAAGGCACCTTCCTGGCCTGCTGCGCCGTGGCAAGCATCGGCCTCGCCCTTATCCTCAGCGTCAAGGAGCCATCCTCGACCTCCCAGCCCTAG
- a CDS encoding sensor histidine kinase: MACGEAAQAQDPAKRVLAIGPYAEDVPFQAGFMAGLAEGLGAETVLYREYLSYPTFSGASHEANFERYLREKYVEPLDLLVLFGDGATRWGERFRAFHPEAKRLNLVSSVELERKRAEQDVSGYVLLPEQNFAEALDFICSVDPGTKIRVVHDELSDGSENSGELLEVAAKQLGVWERLDFIGGSFGEIREQLEALPQGSPVVLTPYFRGRGGEPAVPAVTMPHLIEGLDLKFYTMWDTLMLEGVLGGKIMISREVGRMAAAQGLRLLRGDALLPADAYGAGLYAFAFDDRLLRRFGMEESLLPAGSVLLNHRPKFLESYFWQSLLVASICAGLLVSTLVLRAVVRRRTQELVRRNEELNTTLMQRNRLSDIGRSMTMLAHDLRSPICTIKTCSDLLTGKSEIGVDDEWLVQRMSDSTRKSLSMISDMLDYVRTLEPKIETVSAEEFMGILNSEILPLCDDLEWVSVECRLLGEGDVSLDTVKVSRVVVNLVKNAIEALGQAEVANPVVVVTVEVSSQETSISVSDNGPGVGKEIAEQLFEPFKTSGKRSGTGLGLAIAKEFVQAHDGAISCETERGKTVFVVRIPNRTEGAREKVPREGVSLPS, from the coding sequence TTGGCATGTGGGGAAGCCGCGCAAGCCCAGGACCCTGCCAAAAGGGTGCTGGCGATCGGTCCGTACGCGGAAGACGTTCCGTTCCAAGCTGGATTTATGGCGGGGCTGGCGGAGGGCTTGGGAGCGGAGACGGTTTTGTATCGGGAGTATTTGTCCTATCCCACTTTTAGCGGAGCGAGCCATGAAGCGAACTTTGAGCGCTATTTGCGGGAGAAGTACGTGGAGCCGCTCGATTTGCTGGTTCTGTTTGGCGACGGGGCGACTCGTTGGGGCGAACGGTTTAGGGCTTTCCATCCGGAGGCGAAGCGCTTGAACTTGGTTTCCAGCGTCGAGCTGGAGCGGAAGCGAGCGGAGCAGGACGTCTCGGGATACGTGCTCCTGCCGGAGCAGAACTTCGCGGAGGCACTCGACTTCATTTGCTCGGTGGATCCCGGGACGAAGATTCGCGTCGTGCACGACGAGCTCAGCGACGGGAGCGAAAACAGTGGCGAGCTTTTGGAAGTGGCGGCGAAGCAATTGGGGGTTTGGGAGCGGCTCGATTTTATCGGGGGAAGCTTTGGGGAAATCCGAGAGCAGCTTGAAGCTTTACCGCAGGGGAGTCCGGTGGTGTTGACTCCTTATTTCCGTGGTCGGGGGGGAGAGCCTGCTGTTCCAGCTGTTACGATGCCGCATCTCATCGAAGGCCTTGACCTGAAATTCTACACGATGTGGGACACCTTGATGCTGGAGGGCGTTTTGGGAGGTAAGATAATGATCTCGCGAGAGGTGGGGCGCATGGCCGCAGCGCAAGGGTTGCGCTTGCTGAGAGGAGATGCCTTGCTGCCGGCGGACGCTTACGGCGCGGGTTTGTACGCTTTCGCCTTCGACGATCGCTTGTTGCGTCGGTTTGGCATGGAGGAGTCGCTTTTGCCTGCGGGCAGCGTGTTGTTGAATCATCGCCCAAAGTTTTTGGAATCTTACTTTTGGCAAAGTTTGCTCGTGGCGTCGATTTGCGCCGGGCTTTTGGTTTCGACCTTGGTTTTGCGGGCAGTGGTGCGACGACGAACGCAAGAGCTGGTGCGTCGTAACGAGGAACTGAATACGACCTTGATGCAGCGCAACCGCCTGAGCGATATCGGGCGAAGCATGACGATGTTGGCCCATGACCTGAGGTCGCCCATTTGCACGATCAAGACTTGTAGCGACCTGCTGACGGGAAAGTCGGAGATCGGAGTCGACGACGAATGGCTGGTTCAGCGCATGAGCGATTCTACCCGCAAGTCGCTCTCCATGATCAGCGACATGCTAGATTACGTGCGCACTTTGGAGCCCAAGATCGAAACGGTATCTGCGGAAGAGTTTATGGGGATCTTGAATAGTGAGATCCTTCCATTGTGTGACGATTTGGAATGGGTGTCGGTCGAATGCCGTCTATTGGGGGAGGGTGATGTCAGTCTGGATACGGTGAAGGTGAGTCGAGTGGTCGTGAACTTGGTCAAGAATGCGATAGAAGCCTTGGGCCAAGCGGAGGTGGCGAATCCCGTGGTGGTGGTGACGGTGGAGGTCTCTTCGCAGGAGACTTCTATTTCCGTCTCGGACAATGGTCCCGGAGTCGGCAAGGAAATTGCGGAGCAGCTTTTCGAACCCTTCAAGACGAGCGGGAAGCGATCGGGCACGGGCTTGGGCCTGGCGATTGCCAAGGAGTTTGTGCAAGCCCACGACGGAGCGATTTCTTGCGAGACAGAAAGAGGAAAGACGGTGTTTGTCGTGCGGATACCAAACCGAACGGAGGGCGCTCGGGAGAAGGTACCGCGCGAAGGGGTCTCCCTGCCATCCTAG
- a CDS encoding CopD family protein — MGLNIYGSLIVLHLVSACVWVGLLVALSCSLLPQAVRERDGAAFYRIEALYSTVGMPALFSTIATGLVLGYLHLPDFGAWLDFSNPMGRLVGLKLILLAALLGLGVDLRFRLFPKVEKLGIGALRWHAALITVLSLLLVFVGASFRIGWLY, encoded by the coding sequence ATGGGATTAAACATATACGGCAGTCTGATTGTTCTGCACTTGGTGTCGGCTTGCGTGTGGGTTGGCCTGCTGGTGGCGCTGTCTTGTTCGCTCTTGCCCCAAGCGGTTAGGGAGCGGGATGGTGCGGCCTTTTATCGAATCGAGGCCCTTTACTCCACGGTCGGAATGCCGGCTCTGTTTTCTACGATAGCGACGGGGCTCGTGTTGGGCTATCTGCACTTGCCGGATTTCGGTGCTTGGTTGGATTTCTCAAACCCCATGGGGAGGCTGGTTGGGCTGAAGCTGATCCTGCTTGCGGCGCTGCTCGGCTTGGGCGTCGACTTGCGGTTCAGGCTTTTTCCGAAGGTAGAGAAATTGGGGATCGGCGCGCTGCGGTGGCACGCGGCCCTCATTACGGTCCTTTCGCTGCTCTTGGTTTTCGTGGGCGCCTCCTTTCGTATCGGTTGGCTCTACTGA
- a CDS encoding RNA polymerase sigma factor: MSSNQIRFVPPQETLPLDQLSDDELVALCKCQLPDEVEAYRALVSRYEGLVYNFCLKTIGSPQDAEEVAQDALIQVFHKIHQFEGRSAFKTWLYKIVHNYCRNRISKIVRKRQVQEAYEDHVKEESPATGKSSLHQTENNARIQEALHQLKTKDKEIITYKFMLGMTLQEIAETLDLGASAAKMRYYRAMEAFKAAYERTATDAPQPLSPQP, translated from the coding sequence TTGTCGTCCAACCAGATACGCTTCGTACCGCCGCAGGAAACCCTCCCTCTCGACCAGCTTTCGGACGACGAGCTGGTCGCTTTGTGCAAATGCCAGCTCCCCGACGAGGTCGAAGCCTACCGGGCGCTCGTAAGCCGCTACGAAGGACTGGTTTACAACTTTTGCCTCAAAACCATCGGCTCCCCCCAAGACGCCGAGGAAGTCGCCCAGGACGCCCTCATCCAAGTCTTCCACAAGATCCACCAGTTCGAAGGCCGCTCCGCCTTCAAAACTTGGTTGTATAAAATTGTGCACAATTACTGCCGCAACCGCATCTCTAAGATCGTGAGGAAACGCCAAGTACAGGAAGCCTACGAGGATCACGTGAAAGAAGAGAGTCCCGCCACCGGAAAAAGCAGCCTCCACCAAACCGAAAACAACGCCCGCATCCAGGAGGCGCTGCACCAACTTAAAACGAAGGACAAAGAAATCATCACCTACAAGTTCATGCTGGGAATGACCTTGCAGGAAATCGCAGAAACCTTGGACCTTGGCGCCTCCGCCGCCAAGATGCGCTACTACCGCGCCATGGAAGCCTTCAAGGCCGCCTACGAGCGCACCGCCACCGACGCGCCGCAACCCCTTTCCCCACAGCCCTAA
- a CDS encoding mechanosensitive ion channel family protein — protein sequence MIPLAAADFSFSGFIEEVRSALTEMANDFAQFLPKLLLALILLLIGYAIAKVLSKIVRIIFDKLGVNNLLERSGFTAQLLRAGIKASPGAFTATLVFWLTMLFVIKIAAQSASIEDISDIIIAIISFMPNALTAALILLFGFIVADVIKNAVFNALDQMGLEYARTLSKVIFGFIFILILTVALSKINIQTELLNATVKILLGALALALALALGLGLKRMAGSIVSGVYSRDIYKVGTQIEFEGEEMTIAGIGPVTTKLKRKDGGFVIIPNEKLISEPVRGRSAD from the coding sequence ATGATCCCCTTAGCCGCCGCCGACTTTTCCTTCTCCGGATTCATCGAAGAAGTTCGTTCCGCCCTCACCGAGATGGCCAACGACTTCGCCCAGTTCCTCCCCAAGCTGCTGCTCGCCCTCATCCTCCTGCTCATCGGCTACGCGATCGCGAAAGTCCTCTCCAAAATCGTGCGCATCATCTTCGACAAGCTGGGAGTCAACAACCTGCTTGAACGGTCCGGCTTCACCGCCCAGCTGCTGCGCGCAGGCATCAAAGCCAGCCCCGGAGCCTTCACCGCCACCCTGGTCTTTTGGCTGACCATGCTGTTCGTCATCAAGATCGCCGCCCAGTCCGCCTCCATCGAGGACATCTCGGACATCATCATCGCGATCATTTCCTTCATGCCCAACGCGCTCACCGCAGCGCTCATCCTGCTCTTCGGATTCATCGTCGCCGACGTCATCAAAAACGCCGTCTTCAACGCCCTCGACCAAATGGGGCTCGAGTACGCCCGCACCCTTTCCAAGGTCATCTTCGGCTTCATCTTCATCCTCATCCTCACGGTCGCCCTCTCCAAAATAAACATCCAAACCGAGCTCCTCAACGCGACCGTCAAGATCCTGCTCGGAGCCCTCGCGCTCGCCCTCGCGCTCGCTCTCGGACTCGGACTCAAGCGCATGGCCGGCAGCATCGTCTCCGGCGTCTACTCCCGCGACATCTACAAGGTCGGCACCCAAATCGAGTTCGAAGGCGAAGAAATGACCATCGCCGGCATCGGACCCGTCACCACCAAGCTCAAACGCAAGGACGGCGGCTTCGTCATCATCCCCAACGAGAAGCTCATCTCCGAACCCGTCCGCGGCCGCTCCGCCGACTAG